In Acidobacteriota bacterium, one genomic interval encodes:
- a CDS encoding ATP-binding protein yields MTMPTFYRRGAEQRLAEALEDSPVVLIHGPRQCGKTTLAQYACTADHATWGEDFTAWTGIQPASGPEHRDYAYISFDDAVVRGGARADPAGFVADLPERVILDEVQHVPALFEAIKLEVDRRRVPGRFLLTGSTNVLLLPTLSESLAGRLQIVPLYPLTQRELANPAARGASWSGTGFLSALFGDGFGVRRTERLGKQLLDRIVGGGFPAALRRPTAVRQAEWHHNYIEAQIQRDVRDLTRIRSLDVLPALLTATASQTARLFNLSSLATPFSLSRPTIGEYVTLLERLFLLERLRPWHSNRLSRLIKTPKLHVGDTGLASALLGVDAESLAADRTLAGRLLETFAFQELRRQASWHGASTRFFHFRDKEGAEVDIVIERGARSLAGVEVKAGATVTRADFSGLRKLASAAGERFVRGVVLYDGEISTSFGDRLYAVPVRRLWEAA; encoded by the coding sequence ATGACGATGCCGACCTTCTACCGACGCGGCGCCGAGCAGCGGCTTGCCGAGGCGCTGGAAGACTCGCCGGTCGTGCTGATCCACGGTCCACGACAGTGCGGCAAGACGACCCTCGCCCAGTACGCCTGTACCGCGGATCACGCGACCTGGGGAGAGGACTTCACGGCCTGGACCGGCATCCAGCCGGCCTCGGGACCTGAACACCGGGACTACGCCTACATCAGCTTCGACGATGCAGTCGTCAGAGGCGGCGCCCGAGCCGACCCCGCTGGCTTCGTCGCGGATCTGCCCGAGCGGGTGATTCTGGACGAGGTCCAACACGTTCCCGCGCTCTTCGAAGCGATCAAGTTGGAGGTGGACCGTCGCCGGGTGCCCGGCCGCTTCCTGCTCACCGGTTCCACCAACGTGCTGCTCCTGCCGACACTGTCGGAGTCACTGGCCGGTCGCCTGCAGATCGTGCCGCTGTATCCGCTGACGCAACGTGAGCTGGCCAACCCGGCGGCACGAGGCGCTTCCTGGTCCGGCACTGGCTTCCTGAGCGCCCTCTTCGGCGACGGCTTCGGGGTTCGTCGAACCGAGCGGCTCGGCAAGCAGCTCCTCGACCGAATCGTCGGCGGCGGATTCCCCGCGGCACTGCGCCGTCCAACCGCTGTGCGTCAGGCCGAGTGGCACCACAACTACATTGAAGCGCAGATCCAGCGCGACGTTCGCGACCTGACGCGCATCCGGTCGCTCGACGTCCTGCCGGCGCTCCTCACCGCGACTGCCTCGCAAACGGCCAGACTGTTCAATCTCAGCAGTCTGGCGACGCCGTTCAGCCTGAGTCGTCCCACGATCGGCGAGTACGTCACGCTTCTGGAGCGACTGTTCCTGCTGGAACGGCTCCGGCCATGGCACAGCAACCGGCTGAGCCGCCTGATCAAGACGCCCAAGCTGCACGTCGGCGACACCGGACTTGCGTCGGCGCTGCTGGGCGTGGACGCCGAGTCGCTCGCCGCCGACCGCACCCTGGCGGGACGGTTGCTCGAGACGTTCGCGTTCCAGGAGCTGCGGCGCCAGGCCAGTTGGCATGGCGCATCCACGAGGTTCTTCCACTTCCGAGACAAGGAAGGCGCGGAAGTGGACATCGTGATCGAGCGCGGCGCCCGGTCCCTGGCCGGGGTGGAAGTCAAGGCCGGCGCCACGGTCACGCGGGCGGACTTCAGCGGTCTGCGCAAGCTGGCCAGTGCAGCGGGCGAGCGCTTCGTCCGCGGCGTGGTGCTCTATGACGGCGAGATCAGTACGAGTTTCGGCGACCGCTTGTACGCCGTGCCTGTTCGGCGACTATGGGAAGCGGCATGA
- a CDS encoding peptidylprolyl isomerase, whose protein sequence is MPESRLRRFVRDPLFVFLVIGVGVFALDRMAGGVFDAESRTVVVNRAQAIRLADLWSAQIGRLPTVAELDSLIDDHVREEILVREAARMGLDQDDTIVRRRLAQKMSFLIEDTAVADTVADDDLRQYFEENAERYGEPGRFTLRHVYVSPDRRGSDEEAASAASDILEQLRAEGTDAAPENTLWRRLGDPFMLRREYGRRTAEDLAELFGGAFVDGLETLPIGEWAGPVESAYGYHVVRLSVRTEAQPAMFEDVRRRVLDDAQRDARDAANRAAHESLRERYRVVIEEVDFVSELEGGAADEGGDEP, encoded by the coding sequence ATGCCTGAGTCGCGACTCCGACGATTCGTTCGCGATCCCCTGTTCGTGTTCCTGGTGATCGGTGTCGGGGTGTTCGCGCTCGACCGCATGGCCGGCGGGGTCTTCGACGCGGAAAGCCGAACGGTCGTCGTCAACCGGGCGCAGGCGATCCGGCTGGCAGACCTCTGGAGCGCGCAGATCGGCCGGCTGCCGACGGTGGCGGAGCTTGACTCACTGATCGACGATCACGTCCGGGAAGAGATCCTGGTACGCGAAGCGGCGCGCATGGGTCTCGACCAGGACGACACGATCGTCCGGCGGCGCCTGGCCCAGAAGATGTCCTTCCTGATCGAGGACACGGCGGTCGCGGACACGGTGGCGGACGACGATCTCAGGCAGTACTTCGAGGAGAACGCGGAACGCTACGGGGAACCGGGGCGCTTTACGCTCCGCCACGTCTACGTCAGCCCCGACCGCCGCGGCAGCGACGAGGAAGCGGCCAGCGCGGCCTCCGACATCCTCGAACAGCTTCGCGCCGAGGGCACTGACGCCGCGCCCGAGAACACGCTCTGGCGGCGGTTGGGCGATCCCTTCATGCTGCGCCGCGAGTACGGCCGCCGAACCGCCGAGGACCTGGCCGAACTGTTCGGCGGTGCCTTCGTCGACGGACTGGAAACACTGCCGATCGGCGAGTGGGCGGGACCGGTCGAGTCCGCCTACGGCTACCACGTCGTCCGGCTCTCCGTCCGCACGGAAGCGCAGCCAGCGATGTTCGAGGACGTGCGCCGGCGAGTGCTGGACGACGCCCAGCGCGACGCCCGCGACGCCGCGAACCGGGCCGCGCACGAAAGCCTGCGAGAGCGGTACCGGGTCGTGATCGAGGAGGTCGACTTCGTCTCCGAGCTGGAGGGCGGCGCCGCGGACGAAGGCGGAGACGAGCCCTGA
- a CDS encoding XdhC family protein encodes MLDILPDVDRWRADGQRVAVATVIRTVGSSPRPLGSKMAVSDTGSIAGSVSGGCIEGAVIEEAQSVLEDGLPKRLSYGISDELAWSVGLTCGGEVEVLVERIDG; translated from the coding sequence GTGCTGGACATCCTCCCCGACGTGGACCGCTGGCGCGCGGACGGCCAACGCGTGGCCGTCGCGACCGTGATCCGCACGGTCGGCTCCTCGCCGCGGCCCCTCGGCTCGAAGATGGCCGTGTCCGACACCGGGAGCATCGCCGGCTCGGTCAGCGGCGGCTGCATCGAGGGCGCGGTGATCGAGGAGGCCCAGTCGGTGCTGGAGGACGGCCTTCCGAAGCGGCTCAGCTACGGCATCTCGGACGAGCTGGCGTGGTCCGTCGGCCTGACCTGCGGCGGCGAGGTCGAGGTGCTGGTCGAACGCATCGACGGCTGA
- a CDS encoding VWA domain-containing protein, which produces MAEAAATRGHLLRNIVLFGRLLRVGSLDVTPTQLRDWVAALELVDLARKRDVKAAARAVLVSRRRDLPWFDKAFELFWQARDPRELEQLELGLMIQRRTERTKRAAIQKLALSDNDGESKRPDDQDRTARTQFYSAREALRSKDFAELEGDELDDIKRLMATMHWELETRRTRRLRPSRGGHRLDLRRTLRRNLAHGGELIDLVGRDRKHRRRPLVVICDISGSMEPYSRLLLHFIYAVSHPRSADPGVSRVEAFAFGTRLTRLTHELTERDVDRALQAAAQRIEDWGGGTRTGESLREFNFVWGRRLLGQGAAVLIISDGWDRGDVDLLGKEMERLHRSCHRLIWLNPLLGSPDYQPLTRGIVAALPHIDDFLPVHNLASLEQLGDLLAAL; this is translated from the coding sequence ATGGCTGAGGCGGCCGCGACGCGCGGCCACCTGCTCCGCAACATCGTCCTGTTCGGCCGCCTGCTGCGTGTAGGCAGCCTCGACGTGACGCCGACCCAGTTGCGCGACTGGGTGGCCGCGCTGGAACTCGTCGACCTGGCCCGCAAGCGCGACGTGAAGGCGGCCGCCCGGGCGGTCCTCGTCAGCCGGCGACGCGATCTGCCGTGGTTCGACAAGGCGTTCGAGCTCTTCTGGCAGGCGCGCGATCCGCGGGAACTGGAGCAGCTCGAACTCGGCCTGATGATCCAGCGCCGGACGGAACGGACGAAACGGGCCGCGATCCAGAAGCTGGCCTTGAGCGACAACGATGGCGAGAGCAAACGTCCCGACGACCAGGACCGCACGGCACGCACGCAGTTCTACAGCGCCCGTGAGGCGTTGCGCAGCAAGGACTTCGCTGAACTCGAAGGCGACGAACTCGACGACATCAAGCGCCTGATGGCGACGATGCACTGGGAACTCGAGACGCGCCGCACACGGCGGTTGCGGCCCAGCCGCGGCGGACATCGCCTCGACCTGCGGCGCACGCTGCGCCGCAACCTCGCGCACGGCGGTGAGCTGATCGACCTCGTCGGCCGCGACCGCAAGCACCGCCGCCGGCCCCTGGTCGTCATCTGCGACATCTCAGGCTCGATGGAGCCTTACTCGCGGCTGCTCCTCCACTTCATCTATGCCGTCTCTCACCCCCGGTCCGCCGATCCGGGCGTTTCCAGGGTGGAAGCGTTCGCCTTCGGCACCCGCCTCACGCGCCTGACCCACGAACTCACCGAACGCGACGTCGACCGGGCTCTTCAGGCCGCCGCCCAGCGCATCGAGGACTGGGGCGGCGGTACCCGCACCGGCGAATCCCTGCGCGAGTTCAACTTCGTCTGGGGCCGGCGGCTCCTCGGCCAGGGCGCCGCCGTGCTCATCATCAGCGACGGCTGGGACCGCGGCGACGTCGACCTCCTCGGCAAGGAGATGGAGCGCCTCCACCGGAGCTGCCACCGTCTCATCTGGCTCAACCCGTTGCTGGGGTCACCGGACTATCAGCCGCTGACCCGAGGCATCGTGGCGGCTCTCCCCCACATCGACGACTTCCTGCCGGTCCACAACCTGGCGAGCCTTGAGCAGTTGGGGGACTTGCTGGCGGCACTGTAA
- a CDS encoding XdhC family protein gives MGFESLRRSLLAGERVVAFTRADGGGLGARTLVWPDGRAEGTLGESHLDREALTLATAETLPATGLRAIEGVEVFIETFEPLPQLFVVGAVHVAIHLVHFARRLGFRSVVVDARSAFATAERFPHADELVVEWPADYLARVPLHANTYCVFLTHDEKLDNPALQVVLEAGVRYVGALGSSRTHAKRVAALREAGLADELIDGIHAPIGLDLGGRKPEEIAMAIAAELVSVRNGRQAAGKR, from the coding sequence ATGGGTTTCGAGTCCCTCCGCCGGTCCCTGCTCGCGGGCGAAAGAGTCGTCGCGTTCACCCGCGCCGACGGCGGCGGGCTCGGAGCGCGCACGCTCGTGTGGCCGGACGGCCGGGCGGAAGGAACGCTGGGCGAGTCCCACCTGGACCGGGAAGCCCTGACCCTCGCCACGGCGGAGACGCTGCCGGCCACCGGTCTGCGCGCGATCGAGGGCGTCGAAGTCTTCATCGAGACCTTCGAGCCGCTGCCCCAGTTGTTCGTCGTGGGCGCCGTTCACGTCGCGATCCACCTGGTGCACTTCGCGCGCCGCCTCGGTTTTCGCAGCGTCGTCGTCGACGCCCGCTCCGCCTTCGCCACCGCCGAGCGGTTTCCCCATGCCGACGAGCTGGTCGTCGAGTGGCCGGCGGACTACCTGGCCCGGGTGCCGCTCCACGCCAACACCTACTGCGTCTTCCTCACGCACGACGAGAAACTCGACAACCCGGCGCTGCAGGTCGTTCTCGAAGCCGGGGTCCGCTACGTCGGCGCCCTGGGTTCCTCCCGCACCCACGCGAAGCGGGTCGCGGCACTTCGGGAAGCGGGCCTGGCGGATGAGCTGATCGACGGGATCCATGCGCCGATCGGCCTCGACCTCGGTGGCCGCAAGCCCGAGGAAATCGCGATGGCGATCGCCGCCGAACTGGTCTCCGTGCGAAACGGCAGGCAGGCTGCCGGGAAGCGATGA
- a CDS encoding nucleoside hydrolase translates to MPAVAQPAAEPQKVLFDCDIGSDIDDAYALALLLASPEIELVGITVGHARTPDRAPLALRMLWETGRDHIPVYVGRETPLVTLRDGKPHEQFAEAPYNRQFHWARGFDELQPRAQPAAEFIVETLAANPGEITLLTVGPVTNVGDALELDPDMLKNAKRIVSMYGSIRSGYDGGDAQREWNVLADAASSRIFDIGVQAGGTDVVYIPLDVTDHVRLDADRRLHLHMRGTPLTDAVTALYSLWRNEERNQTTPRLFDAVAVGYLLWPDLFGVEHGRVTVDERSMTLFESGAEPASTVALEIDDDGFIERMMLRFLEQNLRR, encoded by the coding sequence ATGCCCGCTGTCGCCCAGCCCGCCGCCGAGCCGCAGAAAGTCCTCTTCGACTGCGACATCGGTTCGGACATCGATGACGCCTACGCCCTGGCTCTGCTGCTGGCGAGTCCGGAGATCGAACTCGTTGGCATCACCGTCGGTCATGCCCGCACGCCGGATCGCGCGCCGCTCGCTCTGCGCATGTTGTGGGAGACGGGGCGCGACCACATCCCGGTCTACGTCGGCCGGGAGACGCCCCTGGTCACGCTGCGCGACGGCAAGCCCCATGAGCAGTTCGCCGAAGCGCCGTACAACCGGCAGTTCCACTGGGCGCGCGGCTTCGACGAGCTGCAGCCGCGGGCGCAACCGGCCGCGGAGTTCATCGTGGAAACCCTCGCGGCCAATCCAGGCGAGATCACGCTGCTCACCGTCGGCCCGGTGACCAACGTCGGCGACGCGCTGGAACTCGATCCGGACATGCTGAAGAACGCGAAGCGGATCGTCTCGATGTACGGGTCGATCCGCTCCGGCTACGACGGCGGCGACGCCCAGCGGGAGTGGAACGTCCTCGCGGACGCCGCCTCGTCGCGCATCTTCGACATCGGCGTGCAGGCCGGCGGCACGGACGTCGTCTACATCCCGCTCGACGTGACGGACCACGTCCGCCTCGACGCCGACCGGCGACTCCACCTGCACATGCGAGGTACCCCGTTGACCGATGCGGTGACGGCTCTCTACTCCCTTTGGCGGAACGAGGAGCGGAACCAGACCACGCCGCGCCTGTTCGACGCCGTCGCCGTCGGCTACCTCCTGTGGCCCGACCTTTTCGGCGTCGAACACGGTCGCGTTACCGTCGACGAGCGCAGCATGACCCTGTTCGAGTCCGGCGCCGAGCCGGCCTCAACGGTCGCGCTGGAGATCGACGACGACGGGTTCATCGAGCGGATGATGCTTCGCTTCCTGGAGCAGAACCTCCGGCGGTAA
- a CDS encoding nucleotidyltransferase family protein produces the protein MTGPVSGVVLAAGLSTRFETGAGKPKQLYRIGGESLVRRTCRAALTSGLGEVVLVTGYAAERVQSEVEDLDLRAAHNPSYADGQSGSVRCGLAAVADDAGGAMFLPVDQPGLDAAVIDRLLGVFHGPGSIIVPTFRGRRGAPVTFGRDWFTRLEGLRGDEGARPLLCELAARVQELELDSELPLVDIDTEDEARSWLERSATP, from the coding sequence ATGACCGGCCCGGTCTCCGGCGTCGTCCTCGCCGCCGGGCTCTCGACAAGGTTCGAGACCGGCGCGGGCAAGCCGAAGCAGCTCTACCGGATCGGCGGCGAGAGCCTGGTCCGCCGAACCTGCCGGGCGGCCCTCACGTCAGGCCTCGGGGAAGTGGTCCTCGTCACCGGCTACGCGGCGGAGCGCGTGCAGTCGGAAGTCGAGGACCTCGACCTCCGAGCGGCCCACAACCCGTCCTACGCCGACGGCCAGAGCGGATCGGTTCGTTGCGGCCTGGCCGCCGTCGCCGATGACGCCGGGGGCGCGATGTTCCTGCCGGTCGACCAACCCGGTCTCGACGCGGCCGTCATCGACCGGCTGCTCGGCGTCTTCCACGGGCCCGGCTCCATCATCGTGCCGACCTTCCGCGGGCGGCGCGGCGCTCCTGTCACGTTCGGCCGCGACTGGTTCACCCGGCTGGAAGGACTGAGAGGCGACGAAGGCGCGCGTCCCCTGCTGTGCGAACTGGCCGCTCGCGTCCAGGAACTGGAACTCGACTCGGAACTGCCACTGGTCGACATCGACACGGAGGACGAGGCCCGGTCGTGGCTCGAGAGGTCCGCCACACCATGA
- a CDS encoding HupE/UreJ family protein translates to MLPQHCTETVRHPPEHLAGALVERWTVECQAADGDPDRMFHGETFGIDGLERTLTDVLLRISFTNGDSLTQLLRPEEPSVTVDREAAGNAWPYFRLGVEHLVFGIDHILFVIGLLFYVRDPWRLVGVITSFTLAHSITLALSSLDVVRISPAPVEAVIALSILFLAVELLRPEDQRSPITTKSPWLIAFAFGLLHGFGFAGALAEIGLPQRAIALALFLFNVGVEVGQLLVVAVVLALLALVKRVGIVLPELIVRAPIYATGIIAAFWFVERMGRIVV, encoded by the coding sequence GTGTTGCCCCAACACTGCACCGAGACCGTCCGGCACCCACCGGAGCACCTGGCCGGCGCCCTGGTCGAGCGCTGGACCGTGGAGTGCCAGGCGGCGGACGGCGACCCGGACCGCATGTTCCACGGCGAGACCTTCGGCATCGACGGTCTGGAACGGACCCTGACGGACGTCCTGCTCCGGATCAGTTTCACGAACGGCGACAGCCTCACCCAACTGCTCCGGCCGGAAGAGCCCTCGGTCACCGTGGACCGGGAGGCCGCCGGCAACGCCTGGCCCTACTTCCGGCTCGGCGTCGAGCACCTGGTGTTCGGCATCGACCACATTCTGTTCGTCATCGGCCTGCTCTTCTACGTCCGCGATCCCTGGCGCCTGGTCGGCGTGATCACGTCGTTCACCCTCGCCCACAGCATCACGCTCGCGCTTTCGTCCCTGGACGTCGTCAGGATCTCCCCCGCGCCGGTCGAGGCGGTGATCGCCCTGTCCATCCTGTTCCTGGCGGTCGAGCTGCTGCGTCCCGAGGATCAGCGATCGCCGATCACGACGAAGAGCCCGTGGCTCATCGCCTTCGCCTTCGGCCTGCTGCACGGCTTCGGCTTCGCCGGCGCCCTGGCCGAGATCGGCCTGCCGCAGCGGGCGATCGCCCTGGCGCTCTTCCTGTTCAACGTCGGCGTCGAGGTCGGGCAGCTCCTCGTCGTTGCGGTCGTGCTTGCCCTGCTGGCCCTGGTCAAGCGAGTCGGCATCGTCCTGCCGGAGCTCATCGTGCGGGCGCCGATCTACGCCACCGGGATCATCGCGGCGTTCTGGTTCGTGGAGCGGATGGGTCGGATCGTCGTCTGA
- a CDS encoding formylglycine-generating enzyme family protein encodes MTERPLRLLTAALAFAVLLAPTSAAAQLPPDTQVDVAEAGAATTSAGSGRRVSGETFHDALRSGGNGPEMVVIPAGGFRMGCVSGVRCGDGELPVHQVTIPQAFAVSKHEVTFAQWEACVSAGGCSHRPDDEGWGRGNRPVVNVSWDDAQQYVSWLSSQTGAEYRLLSESEWEYAARAGTSTAYSWGNEIGSGRANCSGCGSRWDWEGTAPVGSFGANGLGLHDMHGNVVEWVQDCWNGSYRGAPSDGSAWQSGDCSRRVLRGSSWYGYPRFLRSANRNRYTAGNRFRNNGIRVARTLTP; translated from the coding sequence ATGACCGAGAGGCCCCTGCGACTTCTGACTGCCGCCCTGGCATTCGCTGTGCTGCTTGCGCCGACTTCCGCCGCCGCGCAGTTGCCCCCGGACACGCAGGTCGATGTGGCGGAAGCCGGGGCCGCGACGACTTCCGCCGGCAGCGGTCGGCGCGTATCGGGCGAGACCTTCCATGACGCGCTGCGTTCGGGTGGGAACGGTCCGGAGATGGTGGTGATTCCGGCGGGCGGTTTTCGTATGGGCTGCGTGTCGGGTGTGCGTTGTGGGGACGGCGAGCTGCCGGTGCACCAGGTGACGATCCCGCAGGCTTTCGCGGTGTCGAAGCACGAGGTGACGTTCGCGCAGTGGGAGGCTTGCGTGTCGGCCGGCGGTTGCAGTCATCGTCCGGACGATGAGGGCTGGGGTCGCGGCAATCGTCCGGTGGTGAACGTGTCCTGGGATGACGCTCAGCAGTACGTGAGTTGGCTGTCTTCCCAGACGGGAGCGGAGTACCGTTTGCTGAGCGAGTCGGAGTGGGAGTATGCGGCCCGCGCTGGTACGTCGACGGCTTACAGTTGGGGGAACGAGATCGGTTCGGGTCGTGCGAACTGCAGTGGTTGCGGGAGCCGATGGGATTGGGAAGGGACGGCTCCCGTGGGTTCGTTTGGCGCGAACGGGTTGGGTCTTCACGACATGCACGGGAACGTGGTCGAGTGGGTGCAGGACTGCTGGAATGGTAGCTACAGGGGTGCGCCCTCGGACGGGAGCGCCTGGCAGTCGGGCGATTGTTCCCGCCGCGTCTTGCGCGGCAGTTCCTGGTACGGCTATCCGAGGTTCCTCCGCTCCGCGAACCGCAACAGGTACACCGCCGGCAACCGCTTCCGCAACAACGGTATCCGAGTAGCCCGGACGCTGACCCCCTGA
- a CDS encoding MoxR family ATPase — MTVSPDFQRSPEPRDGGFPDVDAVIAALRAEDYIAERDLATAIYLSLRMGKPIFLEGEPGVGKTEVAKALSRCLGSELIRLQCYEGLDVSTAVYEWNYRRQLLHLRGLEAAGGGDARTAVDDVFSSDFLLERPLLRAVRQSRRGQAPPVLLIDELDRADEEFEAYLLEILADFQITIPEIGTVAAETPPVAVVTSNRTREVHDALKRRCLYHWIDFPDYEKEVQIVLRRVPEAPEHFAAEIVRLVQAIREEDLFKHPGVAETLDWTNALIALDQETLSDAILRDTLGVLLKYQDDLDKIDDEAVRRLLRKSRSE, encoded by the coding sequence ATGACCGTCTCCCCCGACTTCCAGCGCTCGCCGGAACCGCGCGACGGGGGCTTCCCCGACGTCGACGCGGTCATCGCGGCGCTGCGCGCCGAGGACTACATCGCCGAGCGCGACCTCGCCACCGCGATCTACCTGTCGCTCCGTATGGGCAAGCCGATCTTCCTGGAAGGCGAGCCCGGTGTCGGCAAGACCGAGGTCGCCAAGGCCCTCTCGCGCTGCCTCGGCTCGGAGCTGATCCGGCTCCAGTGCTACGAGGGTCTCGACGTCTCGACCGCCGTCTACGAGTGGAACTACCGCCGCCAGTTGCTCCACCTGCGCGGCCTGGAAGCGGCCGGCGGCGGCGACGCCCGCACCGCGGTCGACGACGTCTTCTCCTCCGACTTCCTGCTCGAACGGCCCCTCCTGCGGGCGGTCCGGCAGAGCCGCAGAGGTCAGGCGCCACCCGTGCTGCTGATCGATGAGTTGGACCGCGCCGACGAGGAGTTCGAGGCCTACCTGCTCGAGATCCTGGCCGACTTCCAGATCACGATCCCGGAGATCGGCACCGTCGCCGCCGAAACGCCCCCGGTCGCCGTCGTCACCTCGAACCGCACCCGCGAGGTCCACGACGCGCTGAAGCGCCGCTGCCTCTACCACTGGATCGACTTCCCGGACTACGAGAAGGAAGTGCAGATCGTGCTCCGCCGCGTCCCCGAGGCGCCCGAGCACTTCGCCGCCGAGATCGTCCGCCTGGTCCAGGCGATCCGCGAGGAAGACCTGTTCAAGCATCCCGGCGTCGCCGAAACGCTGGACTGGACGAACGCGCTCATTGCTCTCGACCAGGAGACGCTCTCCGACGCCATCCTGCGCGACACCCTGGGTGTGCTGCTCAAGTACCAGGACGACCTCGACAAGATCGATGACGAGGCGGTGCGGAGGCTGCTACGGAAGAGCCGGTCAGAGTAG
- a CDS encoding AbgT family transporter — protein sequence MAKAGDEAQQADNGKPKGLLNRFLNAIEVVGNKLPDPAILFLLLLFLTWIASVLLAPIQFADIHPVTGEPVRIQNQLTGEALATFMARLVTTFTGFAPLGVVLVALLGVGVAEKTGFINTGLRLILGFTPKSLLTPMLILASIVSHTAADAGYVLVIPLGGVIFYAAGRHPLAGIAAAFAGVSGGFSANFIPSGIDPLLQGFTQSAAQILDPEVLVNPLCNLGFTALSSILVIAVGWYLTDRVIEPRLRGTEIDGDPDEMPKMEEPSRRDRLGFLAGMGSAVLGLVVLLIWAWPDTSPLRSEAGELTAFSAPLMQMLVPLIFVFFLIPGVVHGYVAGTVKTHRDIVDGMSDAMRTMAYYLVMAFFAAQFIAAFSSSNVGLLIALKGANFLRDLGLPAQATVVGIILLSAVVNLFVGSASAKWAVLSVIFVPMLMSLGISPELTQAAYRVGDSVTNIVTPLMPYFPLVVVFCQRYTKKAGIGTVLSLMIPYAVTLLITWTIFLIGYWLLGIPLGLQASYTYPAA from the coding sequence ATGGCGAAGGCAGGCGACGAGGCGCAACAGGCCGACAACGGCAAGCCGAAAGGACTTCTCAACCGGTTCCTGAACGCCATCGAGGTCGTCGGCAACAAGCTGCCGGACCCGGCGATCCTCTTCCTGCTCCTGCTGTTCCTGACCTGGATCGCCTCGGTGCTATTGGCGCCGATCCAGTTCGCGGACATCCACCCGGTGACCGGCGAACCCGTCCGGATCCAGAACCAGCTCACCGGCGAGGCGCTGGCGACCTTCATGGCGCGGCTGGTGACGACGTTCACCGGGTTCGCTCCGCTGGGCGTGGTGCTCGTCGCGCTTCTCGGCGTCGGCGTGGCCGAGAAGACGGGGTTCATCAACACCGGCCTGCGCCTGATCCTCGGCTTCACGCCGAAGAGCCTGCTGACACCGATGCTGATCCTCGCATCGATCGTCAGCCACACGGCGGCGGACGCCGGCTACGTCCTCGTCATCCCGCTCGGCGGGGTCATCTTCTACGCGGCCGGCCGCCATCCGCTCGCCGGAATCGCTGCCGCCTTCGCCGGCGTGTCGGGCGGCTTCTCGGCCAACTTCATTCCCTCGGGCATCGATCCCCTGCTCCAGGGCTTCACGCAGTCCGCGGCCCAGATCCTGGACCCCGAGGTTCTGGTCAATCCGCTCTGCAACCTCGGGTTCACCGCGCTGTCCTCCATCCTCGTGATCGCTGTCGGCTGGTACCTGACCGACCGCGTGATCGAGCCGAGACTCCGCGGCACCGAGATCGACGGCGACCCGGACGAGATGCCGAAGATGGAGGAGCCGAGCCGGAGGGACCGCCTCGGTTTCCTGGCCGGCATGGGGTCCGCGGTGCTCGGCCTGGTCGTCCTGCTGATCTGGGCGTGGCCCGACACGTCGCCGCTTCGCAGCGAGGCCGGCGAACTGACCGCGTTCTCGGCGCCGCTGATGCAGATGCTGGTGCCGCTGATCTTCGTCTTCTTCCTGATCCCCGGCGTCGTCCACGGCTACGTCGCCGGCACGGTGAAGACCCACCGCGACATCGTCGACGGCATGAGCGACGCGATGCGCACGATGGCCTACTACCTGGTCATGGCCTTCTTCGCCGCCCAGTTCATCGCGGCCTTCAGCAGCTCGAACGTCGGCCTGCTCATCGCGCTCAAGGGCGCGAACTTCCTGCGCGATCTCGGGCTGCCCGCCCAGGCGACCGTGGTCGGGATCATTCTGCTGTCGGCGGTCGTCAACCTGTTCGTCGGCTCGGCCTCCGCCAAGTGGGCCGTTCTCTCCGTCATCTTCGTGCCGATGCTGATGAGCCTCGGCATCTCGCCCGAGCTGACCCAGGCCGCCTACCGGGTCGGCGACAGCGTGACCAACATCGTCACGCCGCTCATGCCCTACTTCCCGCTCGTCGTCGTCTTCTGCCAGCGATACACGAAGAAGGCGGGCATCGGCACCGTCCTGTCGCTGATGATCCCGTACGCCGTGACCCTGCTCATCACCTGGACGATCTTCCTGATCGGCTACTGGTTGCTGGGCATCCCGCTCGGCCTCCAGGCGAGCTACACCTACCCTGCCGCCTGA